The genomic interval tttatttccttatcctttctatagcatatataaaCAGTTTTATAACATGTATGATCATCTTTATAGCATATATGTATAAGCATACATATACCCACctgtcatcagctcatgtgcactcccacactgcacatcaaacatatatacaaCCCTCGGTCATCAGcccatgtgcactcccacatcgcacatagATGGAATCACACAACGTCATCATCGGCATGTGCCCTCGCACACCACACACACTCGGTTGTAATTACCACACAATATTACTTAtcaatacatatatatatataaacataacATAGGTgcacatgaattcatcacaatCATATTCCACAACGCAAAAACATTTcctcaagggcttgttcccatgcataatttagAGAAATGatcaatcaaatatttcaagtcATTCAATCAAGCTTGTACGCACTTatccccaaaacattttaatgcaagtttaCTCACTATTTTTGTTGATGCTCTGATCGACTCTAACTGCGTCTAATGCTTCAGATGGAGATGTggggccttgttggaacctatcacacacaatagcatcacaccaacccaaattggcgttaataaaattctaaaagtCATTCCTTAAATCAAGTTTTACTAGTTATTCTTAACTAGCTTCCTAttaccattaaatggctatttatttattctactctaatcacactaaaaaatatatatataaacaatctcaacaataaaacactcacaatctaattattaaccattatcaacaacttaaaaatcaaccctaATTCATTACTCATATTGGTGGATTTTGTAATTTGAATTCCTTTccaagagttttcaagctattatggaatatctctctctctctctctaaatgttcagctagtgagagagagtattgaggaaagacttttgagggttcttgaggtgtagaagtaaaagagtatgaaaaactCTATGACAAGGTGTATAAAAGCATGAGAAATGGAGTTAATTTTGGGAAAGTTATAAAGGTTTCAAGGGAGGCTCCCATAGAAGATGAAAAAAACGTGAAATGGAGAGAAAAgatggaaggaagaagaagaagttgttggaaattagatatttatgcttaaagttgactaaagttccacttatttacaaaaatgccattcaatagttgactttgcctcctttctttcccttggTTCAACTTTTTTGCTCCTTTGAtactgagacaaagtccataatagtctagaagtACTcaagttcacgaaaacttaaaaatttagactcaatatgcaaaatgaccatttttctcctattgtgaaaattatcattattttaattttcttcgcttatttcattattatatatatcattcatttatttcttaggtctatttagaccttaataatattagaaaaatgCACTTCTAGAAGCTCACctagaaaatgacgaaactacccctaatCCATGTCATCGTGTTTACCTTCGCTACACAAATATGAAAGTCGAGGTTTCACATGGACCTACCTTCAGAGTAGTGGTGTCACATGATACCACTCATTTACACAtttacaaaaagtatttactTGTTGTACTACTTATCTAGAGTTTTATGAAGTTAATTATGCTAATGAatccattaatttttttataattttataggGAATGGGGTCAAAGACTCCAAGTTAAagtaatttatcaaaaattaatttattgaatattaatatttaaatactacatgaaaagacaaaaaaaatttccttctataatttaagatttaattaaaaaagttaaaacttACACTATTTTACTTatccaaaaattcaaatcctaCCCTTAAGACCTGTAGTGACGTTTCCTCTTCTCGATCCTTGGTTTAtatttttcactctctcaaaATAACTCATCTGGACTTTAGTTGTAAGTAATTTTCAAtccaaattaagtttttaaatacttcatgtctaaatattttttgattaatttgatagtTTGGGTTTATAATTCTAATTTAGGTAATAGAAAATTGTAtttcatattaaattatatcTAGAAATTATGagcctttctttttttttattttgtagatatattgtttgatttgatttttgtgtttaattttatgtagTTTGTGGATACTTATATGTAgttttaatcaataattagAAAATTGTTGTATTATTAGTTAATGAACCTGATAATTTACTATGTaagatcatattttatttaattttaatatttgagtTTATGCTAATGAgtagtaatttttaacaagtttttataattttagacAAATAAGCTAGGgaagatattttaaaagaaaagaaactgtCTCATAAGACTCAAATCTTgggcaacaacaacaaaattcTTCGAATGATGGTATTCAACAATCTTATAAGCAAAATCATGTTGAATTCGATCTAAATACTCTTTTGGTAGATTTTGGattgaggaaaaaaatttCTGAATATCATCTAAATGATCAGGATGAAATTTGTGATTAGTGGATGAATTATTGCTTGATGacatatattgaaaaagatttatttgatagTGTTTCTACTGACACTATCATGCAATGTtctcaaaatatgaaaaattactGTGGATAATAAttgttttagatatttttactttaaagtatgaaatgaatgtattgaatttacattttctttaattgaatATTAAAACTTCTAATTAtggattttaagatatttatatttttcaattattattattattttagttatgTTACCACTTAGAAAAATCCCTAGATCCACTCTTGTAATTAATAGTTGCCATTTTATGTCATAAGGTGCTAATGTAACATGTACATATGTTGACATGTTATAGttatacttatgtgacatgaTAACATGATTACATAACATTTTTACCTTCCACATCAGTACCATGTAAgtacaaaaatgaaaagtgaTGTTTTGACTAATGACAATTAATGTTAGTTATAATGATctatttgatccaaaataaaatataaaaacttgattgaacataataaaaaaataatgatttattggaattttttcaaataatttaaagacttcttaaaatgttatgtcaaaaatcaattccattgctaCTAGCAAAACATATATTTGTGGGTAAAATACCTAAACCTTCTAAGTTTTAGTAATAATTCCACGTGATTCTATTAGTATTCAAATGGACAGTCCGTTCCAAACATGTAAATAGTTTTAATAGGCAAACATGAAATGTCTAAAatacctttcttttttctctattttgttcctttctttcaaATCGACCAACAGTACTCACTTATACCGATCGGCTACCTTGAGGCCAAATTTGATGCTCTTTGGTTAGATCCGATCGTAGGAGCACTAGATTGTGCTAGGGAATGCTAGATCTAGCACTCCCCAGCTAGATCTGGCCACAGGATCGCTAGACTTGGTGCTCCTTCGCACTCGATGACGCTCCCCGATGTCTCCAGATTTGGCCACGGGAGTGCTAGATTCGACGTTCTCACAGTCAAATCTAATAAGGGAACGTTTGATCCGATGTTCCTGTGGCCAGATCCAGTCAAGGAATGTTCAATTGACACTTGCCATGCCGTCCACCACCATCATTCGTGATGGAGAAAATTTAGTTAGAGAATGACAAAAAATGCTTGGGtataaagagaaagaaattgtaaaaatgaagaaattgtATGTTATatactaattatttttaaacttaatgaagggtaaaattgtctaaaaatattgtcacGTCATCAAACTAATGGAAACATTAACAATTAACTAACTGCAGGATTTATGTGTCTAGCGAAAGATATTCTTTTAGGATGGACTACCTATTTCGAATACTAATAAACTCATGTAAAATTATgactaaaacttaaaaaataaagatattttaccctatatttaatgattcaaaattaattaaatgtagACCTCAATTAGAGCCTTACGACCACAATTCATTATGAATAGTAGTAATCAAATGTTAAATAAGGTCATATGTAGTTGTGTTTCTTCATAAGATCAAAAACAAAGTTAACTTTTCATTTCTAAACTCCAAATGTTAAATTACTCGTAAAAAATTTATGTCTcctaaaattttgttattttcgtATCGTTTATAAATATGGGCAGATctagtaatttttttgaatggtGTCATAGCTAAAGTGAAGTTTTCCTAGTTGAGTTGTTTTTAGAGAGTGAAAAACGCATCAATACGGGTCTCAAGAgtagaatttgaatttttgaaaaaagagagTAGTttagattttgaattttttaataaacttttaaattataaaagaaatttttttgtcttttcatttactatttaaatatttactttttaatttggagtttttgACCCCACTctttataaaattgtaaaaaaattagtgagttcattaatattattaactaaaaaaaattctaatataAGTAATATGActacataaaaaatttggcACTTTAGTAAATGAGTGGTGTCATGTGACACCACTCCTCTTCTTGTAGGTCCACCCATGTTTATAAGTATggacaaaataatatttttccctttaaaaACTAGCTTGGACATTAGAAATACTAGTCCTTGGGACATCTACTGCTGAAGTAATAAACACTTTTATTGTTTTAGATAAAGGAGAGAAAGGCAAGAATAACTCAACATATAGTTTAGAAATGGAGAAAAACATAAGTGTGTAAGTTAAAAAAGAGAGGATTTGAATTATATTTTGagtaaaatatattaatttttttaatttttgactataattacaagtaaattcattaattttcaaaataaacacTATTTCTTATATGAATATTTTCGCTAGATGGATAAATTTAGTCGTTAGTTAACTGTCAATATTTCTATTAATTTGAcgatataataatattttaaaaataatttaattttttattaattttaaaaattattattatataaattctaattttttattttaactttttttaaaaaaatttttctacTAACCACCCGGGACACTTCCCAAGGGAGCACTGATCTTACTACCCTCTTCTACATATTTTTCACTAGAGACGGGCGAATTATATTGACCCAAACCCGACCTGAGCCCAAATTGGGCCTAACAGTGGGCTCCCTGCTTTGAGTATCAGGCCAACAAATCCGTTTTTTGTTAAGCCTTCGTAAAATTACACGAAACggttaaagaaaagaagtttCCATTTTGGATAGCAGAGTTGCCAGTAAGTAGAGGAAAAAAATGCAGGCCGCCCGATCTGGAATTCCAGCTCTCCGATCATCTCGAAGATTCTTGAATGCAACATCCGCATCACCGTCGACTCAATGGCGGCGAAAGGAGCAATAATAAGCGGAGCTAGGGTATTTTCCCAATCAGCAACAGCTTATTCCCCGAATACCTTGGAAAAACACGAAGTCACTTCTCGAGTCCTTGATCTTCTCCGATCCATTTCTTTGATTGATCCTTCTAAGGTACTATTCATTTTAACCTTTTCCGTCATTTCACGGTTAGCCaataaatagtaatttttttcctttattattGGCATAGAAATTGAGGCATTTTATAATGTTGCTTATCGTTACTGTTCTGAAGTTAATTGTAGCAACTAGAAAGATGGAAAAAAACTCTctgcttttttattttttgacttAGAGAAAACATTTGAAGAtgttaatttgaatttgtactatgaaattatttaggatatttagttttatttttggtaccTTTGATATCAATGTGAACATTCGAACACtaaaatggaagaaatttgGTTGTTGTGCTAGTTGTCAGATGAATTCTTTAGTGAACCATAGCTATTGGGAAAtctaggttcatttctttttagcGACCCTTGGTTTGGATTTGATGCATTTCTTTGTAAATTTACTGTCAAATTTGAGGAATGAGCCTTTGGTGTTATGTTGGTGTTTTTGCCTTTCAGGCCTTATTGGGTGTCATGCAACTTAATTGTATTTTTAGGaaaattcaattctttttCTCCGGGCTGCATGACAACCCTTGTAATAGcgagtttgaaaaatgactATGTATGCTAAATTTCTAATATATGATTCGAGCTCTGAGTTAGCCTCTATCATCTAAACGTAGTGAAATGGCCTCATAGTTTTAACTATATTCTTAGTTACAACTACAGCATGATTCCTTTTCATTAAGTTGCCATATGTATAATGTTAATTTCATTTAGTGTAGTGTTTTTTCTTTGGGTAAAATACACTAACCCCCTAAGTTTTAGCCATAATTCCACTCATGTTCATTAGTATTCAAAATGGACCGTCCATTCTAGAAAATATCTTTTGCTGGACACATAAATCCAACCATTAGTCAACAGTTAATTTTCCGTTAGTTTGAtgatatgtaatttttctcagacaattttacttttcattaattttcaaaattaccaaactatataaactataatttttcatttttaatttttttctctcctattcaaaaaaaaaaaatctttttaccGTACCTCTTGCTGGCCAACCACCCCTCAGCCGGATCTGGCACTCCCCCAAGGGAGCCTCAATTTGGTGTTCCCCAGGGGAGCTGGGCCAGATTGCACTCTCCCTTGGGAGATCCTACCAGATCTGTCATTCCACAGCTAGATCCGGCTGCGGGGTGATTGATCGGTGTAAAGGAGTGCCGCCGGCTGACCTAAGAGAAAGGCAAAATAGTGAAAAAGAgtggagaaagaagaagggTGTTTTAGACATTTCAGATTTGTCCATTAACGCTGTTTATTGGTTTGGAGTGGATTGTACATTTCGGAAACTAATTATGAGCAAAACTTGGGGAGTTAGtgtattttacattttttttcatttaagtgTAGcagttattgaattttttttctccttcacGCACTCAGCTTATAATGGtaattataaattagtttCTGCTTTCTGAGCCAGCATGGCCAAAAGTTACTCAACATGCCATCTCTCCTGGTAATTCTCATATTCTTGGGAGACTCTCTAGACATATGTAAACCATGACTGGGGCAGTTGTTTTGGATCACAAACCAATCCAACACATCCTTGGGCTTCTCTGTTTTTGTCGAGGAATTAACTGGAAGCTGGACTTAGGACCtctctttatattttatccaAGTAGGTTTCACAGCTTTGATCAAGTTCATCTCCAAAATCTCCCAAGCATATTGAGATTGTCGAAGGCCATCAATTGCTCTTGTATTAGGATTGAGAAGGCTGATACCTTGTAAGTGAATAGTCGTTTCCAAATGCCTAAACCCATTGCAGATAAGCCTCCAAAGTTGTCATTGTTCTTCAAGTTCTAGCCAATCTCTCTCTTAGGATTGGTTATCACCCTATGAGaactctcttcctttttttgaCTTATGATTAGATTTTCATTGATGCAGCATTTTCCATTAAAGAATGCTCTAATCACATATGTCCTATCATACTTCTTGCTAAAGCATTTACCAGCTATAGACTAAAAGACTCCCACTGAAAATCTGTAATGAATTTTTACTTGTGATGTTTCCTGAGGATTTGGTCTCAGCAGTTTTATCCGTTTAATGCCCGTTCTTAAGGGCCAAAATGGTTTAAGAACAACATTACTTTGCAGGTGAGTGCAACTACAGGTTTTAAGAACGACTTGCAACTGGTGGAAGTAAATATGGCCGTGGAAGAAGAATTCGCTGTTGAGATCCCTGACAATGATGCCCAGAAAATTGCAACTACATGtcatctcatggacttcatagCAGCCCATCCACACGCCAAATGGGATTCCTTTCGTGGCTAGATGAAGTCCTGTTGCCAACTTTGTTCTTTCTCCTATCAAAATCCTGTAATAATTTTGCCGTGGGTAATCACAATCGAATTTGCCATGCCTCAAAAAATTGAAGCACTCTGTCTTCTGGAATGATAAAGATGTTTATTAATGTCAAATTTGGTGCTGCGGCTAATTATGAGGTGAACCGACTGAATAAATGTTGGTCCTTACTGTAAAGGTTGTGGACAAAGCAGAAATGTGCACAGCGGCCTACCTGTATTATGGATAAAGATCCATTATTATGCATCTCTAATGGAAGCATAGGCTGACAAATCCTGACCTGGGTGACCATTGTCAAGTTGCCGAATGAAggttaatcaatattttgtcTTGGTATTAAGAGGAGAGGGATTTCAATCcccctcttcttttttttttaatgagatatATGCATTTATCATTGAGTTACATGTAATttagtaaaataaatattgaacAAAATCCGTAATTCTAAATAATTGAAAGCCTAGTTGTAGGCTGCGTGAAGAGGCAAAGGGATGGAGGGGTGCTTTAAATGCTGGTGGTCATGGGTCTCTAAGATTAGAATAATCAAACCCTAAAGCTCTCGTGTAGAGCTAGAGATGAGTAGCCAAGCAGGGATTGGAATTATGtgagataaataaatatgatctCAGACAAGTACAAGTTTCAGAGGCTGTCCATGCCTTCATAGAGCCCGTCAAAAAGTTTTATGGGAACCAACCAAACCAGTAGTCGTAGTTGTATAATCCACAGTATCACCAATTTTACACGAATTGGAGACCAGCTGCCTAAACCCCAAAGAGTAGCAACAAGTCATGAAACAAAGCCCATGCCTACACGTAAATCTCTTTCTCCGTCCTCTTTAACCTAATATTTTATGTACCATAATTTAATAGAATGGTAAAGTTGATAttgatttctttaatttttatgtgtTTGACGGCGAATTTGACAAGTGTAGAGAGGATGAAGCTATAATGATGGGCGTAGAAGAAGAATTCATCCAAAAGGAGATTTGCTTTGTTGATAGGTGAAGTCTTGTCTCGCATCAAAACTTTAATAAAACATATTCTCTttatatgtaattaaatactTTACTTTAGGTTtgattaaaagaataaaatgttACCAAACTTTGGTCTTTGGCCTATCCAAATTGTGGGATTCATCAGTAGCTTGCAATAATTTTGCCGAGGGTAATCAACAACGTATTTTTACCATTGCCTCCTAAAATTTAAGCACTAATCTTTTGGATTCATAACGATGTTTATTAAAGTCAAATGTCATtgcttttcttgtttctttagCTATCATGTCTATTTCCAGATTTTCCTCATTTCTCGTGGTTAATTCATTTCTGCTTCTTCACTGCATCTTCCGTatatcttatatatatatatatatatatatatataataaagtacAACAACGTAGGCTGGTCCCACAAATACTATGGATAAATTAAGAAGCGTTATTGAAGATTGGGTTATGCCGGTTGATATGGTAAAGTTAATGCTTAGATGGAAATCATCCATTCTAACATGAAGGCTGTACaataagaacaaaattaaCCGACTTTTGCACAGGTTAAAGCAGCAATTGGTTTGGGATTGGTTAATTGGACCAACCCTTCTTAATACTCACGCACAACACTATTCCGAGTAATAAAAAGGAAATGTTAaataaaagattgaaaaagaaaatttgcaaAGGTTGAGCAATTGAAATGGATTTTGTGGGGATCCACCAAACTTAAGGAAGGGGAAAGCAGCAGAGCGGAAAAcagtacaaaaaaaaaaaagaaaaattgcatTTCTCTTTGCTTTTAAGATGCGAGGAATGAATGACTTTAGTGGATTAGTTTAATGAAGATGCGACTCCTGATTCTGAAAAGCCCACTCCTACACCTGTGTGTGAAGGAGAACAAGTTTTGGCTTCCACATTGGGTTGAAAATGGGTGCTTTTTAACACCAAGTGGTCCCCTAAAATCAATCACCCACTctaaagtttaaattatatgaaTGAATATATAACCCCTATGCTCACGTGTAGGGTTGGATGCACTTGCTAACcatgataataattttcatcatTAGCCATGCAGGGGGTTGGAATTATGTGAAATCATTAACTATGACCTCAGAAAAGTAGAACATTTTCAAGGACTTGCTATGTTGATGAGGTCATGCCCCATGGGTCTTGCTTAAAATAAGCTATTaactttaacaaaaaaaaaaacagtctTTCTTCACCTAGGCTCATTTAACTCATACCAATCTCAATTGCTAGATATGTTgtagattttgattctttaatATACTTATCaagaaatttattaaatttatatatttatgaattttgacAAAATGGTATCCAATAGTATAAAAATgggaagggaaaagaaaatcatgcaTGATGAAAAGGGGAACCAGCCATGATAAAAGATTTGTAGCTTTCACGTGTGTAGGTAAGCATTCAACACTGCCCAAACTGTAGAGTTGCAAAAACTATAGTTAGCTTAGCCTCCCCCACGGGTGAAGTAATCATCTCTCCCTCTTTCCTTTTGTGTTTTTGGGGTAAATCCAGTTGGGAGTGGAGGGAGGGTCTCAATTGTAGATATACAGGCAATgtagatgatgatgatggagaAGAGTACTCATGAAAGCCCGTTATTATCTCTCTC from Theobroma cacao cultivar B97-61/B2 chromosome 5, Criollo_cocoa_genome_V2, whole genome shotgun sequence carries:
- the LOC18598210 gene encoding acyl carrier protein 2, mitochondrial translates to MAAKGAIISGARVFSQSATAYSPNTLEKHEVTSRVLDLLRSISLIDPSKVSATTGFKNDLQLVEVNMAVEEEFAVEIPDNDAQKIATTCHLMDFIAAHPHAKWDSFRG